CTCTCAAAATTGGCCCCCCATGGAGATGACCAAGATTTTGGTCTTTAAAAACCTTGACTTTTTTCAATGTCTTCCATCAAAATGTTACAGAATGCAAAAGGTGGACTACATGCGTTGTGCAACTAGTAGCTCTTATTAAGCTGTTATCAGTGAGGTCAGGATTTCCAAAGGACTTGCCACTAAGTTCAATTAAAATCCTGATCAGAACAAGACAACATAATGTTCACAGAGTTATATTGCTTATGATCTCACCATAGATGTATTATTAAGTGCAATTTTTCCCCATAGAAAACAACATTATATGACTTTGTTGCTTAGCTCCGACAGACATTTGCTATCATTCTGGAGTAAGGTAAAGTCTAGCCATTTCTGCATCACATTCAGGCTAGGTACAACAATTTGTTCATCCAAGTGCTGCACCCGAGTGAAGTTTGTTATTTCTTGCTCCAGTTGGCATGTTAAGAAACAGAATTTCTTGATTAAAAGCAGTCAAAACAGATTTCATAAATTCCACAAAGGTAAGCCAGTTATACATGAAGATATTAATACGAGCATTCTAACATAATTTCAGAAGAGGTTAGATTGAAGGTGCATCTtataggaagaaaaataaagactgAGATGATTGCACTATCAATGTATACCCAGAAACAAACTCAGGACCAGATACGGAAGCACACACAGCATCTGAGTAATGGTTTATGTTCTGTTTAAAAGTTGAATTAAAGGGAATCAAGAAGTATCATCAATAAAAGATTGTCAATCTTGGACTATCtaatgggcaaaaaactaacaAGCTACCTTTAAGTTGCCTAGTCTGAGAAAATGATGTAATGCTGGTTTTTACCTTTTACTAAGAATGTTATTTATCTCCTCCTCGATGTTGTATTCATCAAAAATGGGTGGTCTTTTATCATACAATTCAACCCGGTTACAGAGGTCAGGCGCAATTTCCTGAAGATAGCTGGTAATCTGAAGACAATGGTCAAAGAAATTTGTTATTGTGGTAACAAAGAATATAAAAATACCATTATATTGAATGACTCTCATAAATAACCTACACAAACAAAGTGCACAAAATATTTTCACATGTGATCACAAACTgatcaagatatcatatatattaaggCTGATATCCCCATGTATGAACCAATTGACGAATGAAACATCCGCATGGCAGATGCATTACCTCATGATAAGTTCGAGGAGAGTCAACGACCATGCCCTTGACctgagataaataaaaataactcttCAGATGGTACAACCGTGAGCAGATGATAACTGCAGGAGCGAGTAAAGATGATGAATAAGTCTCCTTCAAGCAGTTACATGGATAAAGAAAGGTTACTCACATTCTCATTAAAATAATCCTGCACAACAGACAGAGTCTGACCCATTGCCTTGTGTAACATTACAGGAACTGCACCTTCGACCCCCTCCTGGGCAGCTAATGCAGCAGATTTTGCATGTTCAACTATGCCTTTCCAGGTAGAGAGTAGCCCATCCAGGTCCTTCTGCAGTTCCTCCAGTGAATGTCCAACAGCAACTGTTCGTACAGTTAAACCGAAACCTGGGGGCTGCAGTGATTTTGCAATAACTTTTAGGCGCGTCCGCTCGATCCCTTTGATCTTCTTGGACACTCCAATTCTATTAAAGCGAGTTATCAATATCTGCAATACCAAAGTAAAGGCAAACTTCTAATTGACTCCTTCGTACAGAATAGCATGGCATTAACTTCAAGTTGTTCTTAAACTTTAAGCAATTAAACATTTGATCTGCATATAATTTGAGGAACCTATGCATATCCACCAACAACTGCAACTGATACAGTCAGCTCAAACGGCTATAACTGAAGTTATAAGTACTATGATGGATGACTGAGTGAATATATTGCTGCCAATCAAATGTGAACATCCTTAAGGAACTTAATAAAGGTACTATCAAGATAGATATTTTTCTGTGTacattttatatcataatttcacAGGAAATACTTGGAATATGCAAAGCCAACTAATAAAATGCATAATCTCACACTGCAGGTTACTTATATGTATCCATACCTGGATCTTTGTCAGGCCATCAGGACCTCCCAGTTGCAATTTAAATGAAACATGGATTCCTTAAGCAGCTATAGGCAAAACTATTGGGTGTTTATACATTGTTTTAAGATCAATTTGCAGCTTTATCAGGGATACAGATAAAAAGAAAACATGTCATTAAGAGTGTGTGAAATTACAGGAGGATATTCAGTACAGGCAAGATATACAAAGCATTTAAAATGACAAACCAAGAGATATACATATAGAGCAAACATCATACATACCCAAAATCAGCTTCTTAGACTTGGATAAGCACTCAGAGCATTTTTTTTTATCAGGAATACTAATCAAAAGAAAACATGTCATTAAGAGTGTATAAAATTACAGGAGGATATTCAGTACAAGCAAGATATCCAAAGCGTTTACTATGACAAACCAAGAGATAAATGTATAGAGCAAACATCATACATACCCAAAATCTGCTTCTCAGACTTGGATAAGCACTCAGAGCTGGACCTTTTGTCCCTAACCCTTCTTTAACCACTTGAACTATAACTTTTGTTCCTTTGCGAACATGAGACCATTTGTTTTCATCAGTAAATGTATCATCAGGATCCTTCAGATCTTGTTCTACTGGAAATGACACAGCAGAATCCTTGGAGATTTCTGTTCCTGATGGGAGGATATCTTCAACATATCCATCTCCTATATGATTTCCATTTTCTTCATAATTTTCTTCAAAATCAACTTCGACACCTTTATAACCACTAGCACCCTTATGTATGTTCATTTTGACAGCTTCAGAGACATCCATCTCATCTTCTACTTCATTTTCGTCAATGTCCTCATGCATGAGCTGTAATGAGTCATCCCGATGGTCTACCTCCAAGAATTCATCAGTCATATCATAATCATCATCAtcgtcatcctcatcctcatcatCATCCAAAGACTGGTCATTCTCATGGGTGTCAAAATACCCTTTTGGTTTTGAAGAACCATTGACAGACTTGCCCCTAACTTCATGATCAAACGGATATACAAATGGTTCTCTGTTATGCTTCACGCCCATAAGGGAAGGCCGAGAAATCCCAATATCTACAAATGCACCACCCATATGAGGAACAAGTTTTGTAACAACACCTAAGTAGATACTATCACACTGTACATTATTTTTTACTGGTTCTAGTAATAACTCAACAAGTTTCCCATCTTCCAATACAGCAATTCTTTGCATGGTACACACAGAGGAGTTAATTAGTATGACAGTTGAAGCAGGTTCTTCTGCATGGACTACCCTGTGGTCATCATCTGGTGCTAGTAATTCTGCATCAGGAAACCTTCCAGGAAAGTCCTTTTTGTGCACTTTATCTTGATGAGATGCTTCATCAAGTCCAACAAAATCCATCATGAAGACAAGCATAGATCCAAGTAGCCAAGGCTCCTCAACAGGCTGGTCCGTTTCAGACATTGTTTCTCCATTTCTATCATTTGATTTCACATTCTTTTCTGCAGGCTTATAATTTTCCTCAGGCAGACAATCAACTGAGGACTGTTTCCTCTGTAAGGGAACACCATTAGGACTTCTCAATATCTCATGCACACCTGTCAATCCACTGGAAGCATTTAAGTGTTCAGCACCATGAAAGAACTCAAGTAATGCATGAATACACCAAAAGATTAAATTACCTGCAGAGAAAGCTCTGCGGCGTCCaggcttaatatgatttttaggaAGGTTTATGTCGACCATCCATGATCCCCATGAGGGAACTGGCAGCTTTTGTACTCTGGTTCTCATCCAAGAATCTCTAACCACAATCACATCATTTTCTTTGCCAACAAAAGGTACTGACAGGGAAAATTCAGGCCCTGGCCTCCAAATACGATCACAAGAGggctttttctcctctcttatgAAATAATTGTACTTGAAATGAATACCACAAGGTACCTGAGAGTTACAGCAATCAAATGCAtccagaaaaataattttgtatataaAAGTTCATAAACATTTAAGTCATGAATATGACCCATGAATAAGCTCCATGAAAAGGAGATTCAAGCTTTGCCAACCATATGAAGCAATGCAATAAGATGTATAGTGGCAGAACTATGAATATATAGCAATATGTTTCCCTGTAGACTCCATGTAGCTGTAGTATACAAATGTATCAATTTAATCAAAAAATCAAGTACACAATCTTCATCTAGGAAACATAGGAAGAGGTAGAATAATTGTTGTTTCTCATATTGAAAGAGAAGTGTCGTAGTATATatcttttttcatagaaaaataattatcCAAAAAACAGGCCCTATGTATTTAGGGGGCAGCATGAAGTGAAAGCACGGGTTACTTTTTCCTTCATCTTTTTAGTTTAGAAAAGTTGAAGCATTTGGCTCATGCCAACTCGAAACCAGACCACGTGCTAAATGGCTAATGGTATGAGTCGGTACGCCCTCATCTTGGATCTAAACCGACATAGAAACGAGGGAGAACTTAAGAGGAAAACAGAGAGAGGGGGTTGGGAGGAAGGGAGAGGGAGGCCAGCGGTGGCCATCGGAGGGCCACCAAGGCTTCCAGAGCTCCGTGGTCCTCCGCAAGATAGAGATAGAAAGAGAGGGgggaaggagaaaaataaagGGAGGGGAAGGTGGCAGAGAGGCTGCCAGGTGGCTCTCATGGCCACCAAATGGTGGAAATCCACCCAGCAGACGCCGCGAGTTCAATATAAGGGCGACCCACCCCTGTTCatcgtattttttttttaaatacgatTTACAACCAACCAGCAATGATTTTACCGGCTTCACTTAAGAGTGGATCGCCCTTGTTTTGAACCCACAACATTTACAAGGTGGATTTCCGCTAGCCTTCCCATTGCCTTCCCCTCCCTCTGTTTctatccctctccctctctctctaatttttctcgTGGAGGACCATAGAGCACCGGAGGCCTCGCTGGCCCTCCAGCGGCGTTGGCGTACCACCGCCAACCACCACCAACCTTTCCATCTCTTTTCGTCCCCTCCTCTATCTctatcttcctctctttccttctccttcgCTTCGTTTTTGTCAGCATTCCAAATCGAACACCCGAACCATACCAATTGGCTACCAATACGGTTCAAGGTAGTTCGACGAATCATGATTTGGCTAGTAAGTAATCACTTTTAGCTTGATGGTCCTTCAGAACTTGGAGTAGTTGAAGCTTTAGTCCAAGCTTGAATACAAGAGGTGTAAGTTTGTAACTGAAAAGAATCAACCAGATTAATGAGTGCATGATGACAAATGACAACAGCATACAATGGGATTTTGCATACTTAATGTGTTTaaagaaatcaaatttaatttaatgtcAATGGGTATAGGCAACATCAAGTTGCATGCACTATATAAGATTAACCTATGAGAACTAGATTTGGTTTTATGAAGATGAATGTTGGTATCGGGGTCACCATATAAGGAAAGGTGACAATGGTTTACAAGCAATAAATGATAGATGATTTAATAGCCAATTGGCTCAATTAGTAAAGTCAATTGGTGTTGGATCCTGCCCTCACCCAGATTTTGGCCgggcttcctcttctcctagttctcaaaaagaaaatgaaaaaaaaaaaggtactttTATGTTCATAGACAACCAAAACCTTTGATAACATCCAAAAATTCAAGGTAGATGGATCATATAAACACAGAATGACAATAGAAAGTAGGGGATGACTTTTTCTAAAGTTAACTGTTGATCATCTTTCTTAGTCTAATTACTAAACTATAAGTGATATTATCTACAGTGAAATTCTAAAGGAAAAGCGAACAAATCCATGATGATTTAGAATTTGACTTCCAAGGAAAGGACTGAATGCAGCCTGTTGGTTTGAATGAATATACCGTTATCTCAGTCTTCCATAAGTTGTCACATTCTGTGCAGGGAGACAAAAGAATTGCCATCTCTGGTTCCCAGCAGCCTAAGGTTACTGGATCCCCCGTAATGAAGATGAGGTAGTCATCTGCTATATCAGCTTCAAGATTCCAAAGTACCTTACACAATCCTTTACATGTTAAAGCCGAGTCacctgaaaaaaaatagaaaaaaggaaagaaaagcaaaagaagggaaagaaaaccGTCAATTCTAGAAGCCACATTACAAGACCAGTCATCAAGCATCATAGTACCATGATGATTGGTAGAATACATATAAAAATACATACTTGACAGGAGCCGGTTATTTCCAAGATAATTCTATACTCACAATTTTGGATGAAGAAGCAAGAAAGAATATTTTTCCATCTCACATGTCAATTGCACATAACAAAATAAAGTTCGTATACATAGTTTCTAACTAAAGCTTGTTAGATGAATATGTGAGTTACCTAAATCAGGACCAACTGCAAGAGCAAATTTAGGTGAGGAACGAGGAAAtgaaaatctaaaaatttaagggCCTGAAGGATTTACAAGTTATGACCATATATACAAAAAAGTACATACTATTATAACTAGATTGACTCATCTTGTTATTACATTATAATGAAAGCATGATATAGTGATTGGAAGGATGATAGACAACACAGTTGTGGAATCACAAATCTGCTCCTTGGAATGAATGCTCCTCTACTTGTTTCTGCTAGCTAAGATCATAATGAgctatttatttgaaatgtaacaCATGCAATTAACTCATGATAACATGCGAATAATCTGTATAATGATGGTCTCATATATTGCGGCATGAATCTTATATGAGCATGTTATGATGAGACCAATAACAATGTGATACAGGCCCCACCACCAATACAGTGTATTCCTCTGGCACAAACATACTATTAAACCCAGCAATCACCGTGGAACTAAGTCCATGTGATATTGTGGAATAACACTGTATTATGGCATATAACAGATTTATTGCAGTACAATACAAACACTTCATGCTTTGGCAATAAGCTTCACATTGCATGAATGTCAACAATCAGACATCACCACTTGCAAGAGGCATTTGACCGACCCCCATAGAAGCACCTCATACTATGCGCCCAAATGAAATGGCTCATGCTGTCTGCCAACATGGCATGGCACGCATCAAATGAACTGGGGCCTTAACTTTCGGCTCGTATATTAAGATGGTATGAAGTAAAAAACATTAATAACTTAATATAGTATGATTCAACAAAACTATGCAGTTCCTTTTGTACTGAGTCTCATATCAAAAAACTATGCAGTTCTTTTCGTACTAAGtctcatatcaaaaaaaatagtgattttaaatactttaagttcaaataggaCAGAATCATTAGCAAATAAATGTGGAAGAAGAACTAAGATTCCCGAGTAGATGCGGCACCTTAGCTAGAAGTTTCAACTATTAGGTTCTTAAGTAAAGCTGTTTTTCTCAAAAACTAAACTGGGAGTGGAGTAAAGCATATACCATTTCTCATGGACATCAATGGCGACCTTGAAAGAGAGGATCGGATTCTTCGATGTAGAGCAATCCTGAGATCAATTTGAGATCGCATCCAATGCCAACCATATCTATATAGAAACAACCAAAATACATTTAGCATATTGCATCCAAAGACAGACTCAATGACTAGGAACAAATTTGCATGCATTAAGATTAGCCAATGACTCATCATTTCAAATGATCACAACTACAAGAAAGATCTTGAAGAATCAAGATAGCGATTCCCACAAAATACATCACACAGAATTTTAGAATGCATTATAGGATGTTGGATGTGATGCAAAggtcccccccccccaaaaaaaaaaaagggggaatcaGGAATTAATACTTCAATCACTTAAACCTCCAACTGTTTATGTGGATGCAAAAAAGGACCAACTAAAATGGTATAGAGATTTAATATATCATAGAGGATAATTTATTGTACCATAATATTTTTGCGATAAATCAACACATGTAAAACTCATACAAGAAACAGTCTGACATTGCTATGGCATAGGAAAAAGCATAAATTTTTATAGTCAGACAAATGCTTTAACGGGCTACCTGAATATTGCTGGTAAATTCCATATAAGTATGGCTGCTGTTGTAAATTGGTAAATTCTCACCTCTAAAGGTGCTACTCAAGAGTATCATACATAAAGGCAATGACTCTGGGTTGTTATATTTGCCGGCCTTAGTTCAAGGGTGCTGCTTTAAGGCATTCACCGATTCTGAGAAAGTGCATGTGAAGACTCAACTCTCAGGATGCTGCCTCACCTCATTGATGTTGTCAGATCAACAAATGTGCCAGCTATCATACTTCATCTCTTAGACACACCTTACCTTGGCTTCAAGTCAACTCTAATAAATACAAAGACCTCCACCTCGAAGAAAAATCAGATTTCTGCTTCAAGATCATAATCTCGAAGACTACCACCTATAAAATACACTAGATGCAAGCCCAAACAGATGGGAGAAAAGAGAATATCATCATTGGCAAGCATTTAGCATATACATAAAAGAAATTGatgccattattttttttaaaaaaaagggtcTTGGAAGATTACAACTCTTCTACGAAAAAAGAGCTGAAAAGATTGGGGCaggagtggttttttttttttttgttggttggGGGGAAGGGGGAATTCATTTGACTTGCATTATCTTTCTCTCTTTGCATCTCATAAGATGATGTTTGTGTTCACCTCGCATACATTAGACTCACACCATAGTTTCTCCATCTCTCTCATGCATGAGGCATCTCATTTATCCCTTGCCTCTTATGATGGTGTCCCAATTTCAAGATATGAAATCCAATATTAACAATATCAACTTAATATCTAACAAAATTAACAGCAGCAATCATGAATAAAGTTCATATTTATTTAGGATGTTATTTGTGAGGTACGTGGTAGAGTCTGAACGTTTGAGATTGGCTTGATAAGATTAAAGGGCTAAGGTTGCTTCTAGATAAAATTTATTGGTTCTTTCATATATCACataggctctctctctctctctccctccctccccatcTCCAACAAACAGTCAAAAGTATATGAATTTTTAGGCCAGGATTCGCTCAATTAGAGTAGACTAAAAGTGGCTTCTGCGATGCCACTGGGAAAAGATCATTCCAACATAAGAATCCATTGTCTGGGAAAAATTATGGTTTACAGATGAAAGCAACATTGATCAGGTCTAAAATCTGTTCATCATAGTTGTCTCTGTAGTGTGTTTGAAAATTAGAGATGGAGTCACTCATTAATCATCATAAAACAAATTTCGTCTAATCTATCTTGAACTGGCTTCACCACTTTTTCTACCCAAGGCCAAGCACTCTACAGAGTGAACTGCATCCCTATCCCAAGCAGATAAAACAATTTTTCCACTGTTTCTACTTGGAAGATGAACAAAACAAAAGGCTTCTAAAAGGAGGTATTGAGAACTCTGCAGAGAAGGTGGCATTCCTGGTGCAATGAAGCATGAATGAAGAGATAGTAACAACACTTATGGCGTTGTGCTCATCATATCATCCAATAAGGCAAATTCAACAAACAAAAGGGAGCAATATCGAGCTAACATAACTTGTATGAGTACAACGCATGTAAGCTCAGAGCCCCTTACATGGCCGACATACATTAACTCAGAAAATCttacaaaaataatagattaaaaagTTCAAGCTTGTTCTTCTGGAGATCCATGTCAAATATACAAAAAGGAAGGCATGTTGGCCATGAAGAAAGCATTAAATTTGGTAAGACAGTTCAGAATTGTTCTTCGATTCACCCATTTAAATTTCATTGAAACAAATAAAAAAGGCCACAGCAAAAATAAATTCGGGGgaaattgatatattttcttCTATACCTTTTCAATAAGCAAAAAGAAGCCATCTTGGCAACAAAGAAAGCAATAACATTCAGAAAAAAATTCTGCAGAATTCTTCCTTGCATTGCCCCAAATCAAATACACCAAAAAAGAAGCTATATTTGCCACAAGCACAGTCATAAATTCAAGAAAGACAATGGTTCAAGATTGTTCTTCCACTGACCCATATCAAGAACACAAGAAAAGAAACCATCTTGACCATCAATTACGCAATAACTTCAGCAAATAATGCTTCAGAATCTTTTCCTTGCGTTGCCCTATATCAAATACGCATAAAAAGAAGCAATATTTGCTACAAATACAGTACTAAATTCAAGAAGTAAAGAGTTCCAGACTATTCTTCCAATGGCCCATCTCAAGAACACAAAAAAGAAACCATGTGGACCAAATGAAAAACGCAAGAAATCCAGAAAAGACGGCTCAATCTCGTCTTTCCATTGACTCGTTTCAACTACAGTAAAAAGACGTCCTTGTTGACCACAAATATGCAATAAattcaaaagcaaaaaaaaaaaaaaaaagaaaagtagaagAGAAAACCCACGGAAAGATGGCCGGTCTGGGGATATTGAGTCGAGAAAAGCGGAGGAGTCCTCGCTGCCCTGCGAGAGGGAAGAGGTGGGAGGCTTCGCAGAGATCCATGGCGCCACCTCTCCGAATACCGCTGAGGCTAGAGGGGGAGAAGGAGGGAGCGAGAGAAGCCATGGGAAGCACCAAAAATTGGGAGGAAAGCGAAGATCATTCCAAACGACCACTGGACTGAGGGGTGGAGGAGGAACGACGGGTGTCGACTCCCCAGCTTCGGGGCCAAGACTGGGGcggatgagaagagaggagggataAGAGCAGCTGGGCGGTTTGGTCATTTTATTGATGGAGAAG
The DNA window shown above is from Elaeis guineensis isolate ETL-2024a chromosome 8, EG11, whole genome shotgun sequence and carries:
- the LOC105050635 gene encoding ribonuclease E/G-like protein, chloroplastic isoform X1; this translates as MASLAPSFSPSSLSGIRRGGAMDLCEASHLFPLAGQRGLLRFSRLNIPRPAIFPYGWHWMRSQIDLRIALHRRIRSSLSRSPLMSMRNGDSALTCKGLCKVLWNLEADIADDYLIFITGDPVTLGCWEPEMAILLSPCTECDNLWKTEITVPCGIHFKYNYFIREEKKPSCDRIWRPGPEFSLSVPFVGKENDVIVVRDSWMRTRVQKLPVPSWGSWMVDINLPKNHIKPGRRRAFSAGNLIFWCIHALLEFFHGAEHLNASSGLTGVHEILRSPNGVPLQRKQSSVDCLPEENYKPAEKNVKSNDRNGETMSETDQPVEEPWLLGSMLVFMMDFVGLDEASHQDKVHKKDFPGRFPDAELLAPDDDHRVVHAEEPASTVILINSSVCTMQRIAVLEDGKLVELLLEPVKNNVQCDSIYLGVVTKLVPHMGGAFVDIGISRPSLMGVKHNREPFVYPFDHEVRGKSVNGSSKPKGYFDTHENDQSLDDDEDEDDDDDDYDMTDEFLEVDHRDDSLQLMHEDIDENEVEDEMDVSEAVKMNIHKGASGYKGVEVDFEENYEENGNHIGDGYVEDILPSGTEISKDSAVSFPVEQDLKDPDDTFTDENKWSHVRKGTKVIVQVVKEGLGTKGPALSAYPSLRSRFWILITRFNRIGVSKKIKGIERTRLKVIAKSLQPPGFGLTVRTVAVGHSLEELQKDLDGLLSTWKGIVEHAKSAALAAQEGVEGAVPVMLHKAMGQTLSVVQDYFNENVKGMVVDSPRTYHEITSYLQEIAPDLCNRVELYDKRPPIFDEYNIEEEINNILSKRVPLSNGGSLVIEQTEALVSIDVNGGHSMLGQGTSQEQAILDVNLAAAKQIARELRLRDIGGIIVVDFIDMVDDSNRRLVYEEMKKATERDRSTVRVSELSKLGLMEITRKRVRPSVTFMISEPCSCCHATGRVEALETSFSKIEREICRLLAVSNQRPDPENPKSWPRFVLRVDHYMCNYLTSGKRTKLAVLSSSLKVWILLKVARGFSRGTCEVKPFAEDKVNDEQQVAISRLQPTEARTYIPSSKLTLFPVKKWKTRGK
- the LOC105050635 gene encoding ribonuclease E/G-like protein, chloroplastic isoform X2, translating into MASLAPSFSPSSLSGIRRGGAMDLCEASHLFPLAGQRGLLRFSRLNIPRPAIFPYGWHWMRSQIDLRIALHRRIRSSLSRSPLMSMRNGDSALTCKGLCKVLWNLEADIADDYLIFITGDPVTLGCWEPEMAILLSPCTECDNLWKTEITVPCGIHFKYNYFIREEKKPSCDRIWRPGPEFSLSVPFVGKENDVIVVRDSWMRTRVQKLPVPSWGSWMVDINLPKNHIKPGRRRAFSAGVHEILRSPNGVPLQRKQSSVDCLPEENYKPAEKNVKSNDRNGETMSETDQPVEEPWLLGSMLVFMMDFVGLDEASHQDKVHKKDFPGRFPDAELLAPDDDHRVVHAEEPASTVILINSSVCTMQRIAVLEDGKLVELLLEPVKNNVQCDSIYLGVVTKLVPHMGGAFVDIGISRPSLMGVKHNREPFVYPFDHEVRGKSVNGSSKPKGYFDTHENDQSLDDDEDEDDDDDDYDMTDEFLEVDHRDDSLQLMHEDIDENEVEDEMDVSEAVKMNIHKGASGYKGVEVDFEENYEENGNHIGDGYVEDILPSGTEISKDSAVSFPVEQDLKDPDDTFTDENKWSHVRKGTKVIVQVVKEGLGTKGPALSAYPSLRSRFWILITRFNRIGVSKKIKGIERTRLKVIAKSLQPPGFGLTVRTVAVGHSLEELQKDLDGLLSTWKGIVEHAKSAALAAQEGVEGAVPVMLHKAMGQTLSVVQDYFNENVKGMVVDSPRTYHEITSYLQEIAPDLCNRVELYDKRPPIFDEYNIEEEINNILSKRVPLSNGGSLVIEQTEALVSIDVNGGHSMLGQGTSQEQAILDVNLAAAKQIARELRLRDIGGIIVVDFIDMVDDSNRRLVYEEMKKATERDRSTVRVSELSKLGLMEITRKRVRPSVTFMISEPCSCCHATGRVEALETSFSKIEREICRLLAVSNQRPDPENPKSWPRFVLRVDHYMCNYLTSGKRTKLAVLSSSLKVWILLKVARGFSRGTCEVKPFAEDKVNDEQQVAISRLQPTEARTYIPSSKLTLFPVKKWKTRGK